From Brassica oleracea var. oleracea cultivar TO1000 chromosome C3, BOL, whole genome shotgun sequence, a single genomic window includes:
- the LOC106329007 gene encoding pathogen-related protein-like isoform X1 — MATREERDKYRSVLNDVGEVQWRYGHPPAFDLVNQLFEEGQTKVWPEGSLEETVQNAIKSWEMEFSHKIRLQDFKTINPDKFKLFVNGREGLSAEETLRLGSYNALLKTSLPGEFQYYKPEEESFESSHDAFRSALPRGFAFEILSVYSGPPNIAFKFRHWGYFEGDFKGHAPTGEIVQFLGLGVLKVDELLRAEEIEIYYDPGELFGGLLKGPPILETKTTDSGDNTAEKHSCPFTH; from the exons ATGGCTACTAGGGAAGAGAGAGACAAGTATAGATCAGTCCTTAACGATGTAGGAGAGGTCCAATGGAGGTATGGTCACCCTCCAGCTTTTGATCTTGTGAACCAGCTCTTTGAAGAAGGCCAGACAAAG GTTTGGCCAGAAGGATCCTTGGAAGAGACGGTTCAAAACGCGATCAAGTCATGGGAGATGGAGTTCTCACACAAGATCCGTTTACAAGACTTCAAGACTATAAACCCTGATAAGTTTAAGCTCTTTGTCAATG GGAGAGAAGGATTATCGGCTGAAGAAACACTTAGGCTTGGGAGTTACAATGCTTTGCTCAAGACCTCTCTGCCTGGAGAGTTTCAGTACTATAAGCCAGAGGAAGAGAGCTTTGAGTCATCACATGACGCCTTTAGATCTGCTTTACCACGTGGGTTTGCTTTTGAGATACTTTCTGTGTACTCAGGGCCGCCTAATATAGCCTTCAAGTTTAGACACTGGGGATACTTTGAAGGAGATTTCAAAGGCCATGCTCCTACTGGGGAAATTGTTCAGTTCCTAGGCCTAGGAGTTCTAAAG GTTGATGAACTGCTTAGAGCAGAGGAGATTGAGATTTATTATGATCCAGGAGAGCTGTTCGGGGGACTGCTCAAGGGACCTCCTATATTAGAGACCAAAACCACAGACAGTGGAGACAACACTGCAGAGAAACACAGCTGTCCCTTCACACATTAA
- the LOC106329007 gene encoding pathogen-related protein-like isoform X2 — protein sequence MEVWPEGSLEETVQNAIKSWEMEFSHKIRLQDFKTINPDKFKLFVNGREGLSAEETLRLGSYNALLKTSLPGEFQYYKPEEESFESSHDAFRSALPRGFAFEILSVYSGPPNIAFKFRHWGYFEGDFKGHAPTGEIVQFLGLGVLKVDELLRAEEIEIYYDPGELFGGLLKGPPILETKTTDSGDNTAEKHSCPFTH from the exons ATGGAG GTTTGGCCAGAAGGATCCTTGGAAGAGACGGTTCAAAACGCGATCAAGTCATGGGAGATGGAGTTCTCACACAAGATCCGTTTACAAGACTTCAAGACTATAAACCCTGATAAGTTTAAGCTCTTTGTCAATG GGAGAGAAGGATTATCGGCTGAAGAAACACTTAGGCTTGGGAGTTACAATGCTTTGCTCAAGACCTCTCTGCCTGGAGAGTTTCAGTACTATAAGCCAGAGGAAGAGAGCTTTGAGTCATCACATGACGCCTTTAGATCTGCTTTACCACGTGGGTTTGCTTTTGAGATACTTTCTGTGTACTCAGGGCCGCCTAATATAGCCTTCAAGTTTAGACACTGGGGATACTTTGAAGGAGATTTCAAAGGCCATGCTCCTACTGGGGAAATTGTTCAGTTCCTAGGCCTAGGAGTTCTAAAG GTTGATGAACTGCTTAGAGCAGAGGAGATTGAGATTTATTATGATCCAGGAGAGCTGTTCGGGGGACTGCTCAAGGGACCTCCTATATTAGAGACCAAAACCACAGACAGTGGAGACAACACTGCAGAGAAACACAGCTGTCCCTTCACACATTAA
- the LOC106331245 gene encoding centromere protein X-like — translation MDATNAFDSVISCSLLPLSFDVFSSARHLQAHLGAKISRERSDAIDATDAEVALGTSKKNRLASANANALKLSCELLKSFVSEAVQRAAIIAEAEGMDKIEASHLERILPQLLLDF, via the exons ATGGACGCTACCAATGCCTTCGATTCTGTGATATCCTGCTCGCTTCTTCCCTTATCATTCGATGTTTTCTCCTCTGCACGCCATCTTCAAGCACATTTGGGCGCGAAGATTTCGCG AGAGAGGAGTGATGCCATTGATGCTACAGACGCTGAG GTTGCTCTGGGAACATCCAAGAAGAACAGACTTGCTTCTG CCAACGCGAATGCTCTGAAACTTAGCTGTGAGCTTCTCAAGAGCTTTGTCTCAG AGGCTGTGCAGCGCGCGGCTATAATTGCTGAAGCTGAGGGGATGGATAAGATTGAAGCGAGTCATTTGGAGAGGATTCTTCCTCAGCTTCTTTTAGACTTTTAA
- the LOC106335434 gene encoding uncharacterized protein LOC106335434: MINCFKDPLHVLMTVLLSTNDDDDGHEEAVVDDHRNDVREDSKVDVKEDECQVVCPTLTLTSSLRKVDSNKKEKEKKKVQWVDLMGIKELTEIREFEPSGEDDIDSDGEKNCVCVIL; the protein is encoded by the exons ATGATCAACTGTTTCAAAGACCCATTACATGTTTTGATGACTGTTTTGCTTT CCACTAATGATGACGATGATGGTCATGAAGAGGCTGTTGTGGATGATCATAGGAATGATGTTAGGGAAGACTCAAAAGTGGACGTAAAGGAAGACGAATGTCAAGTTGTTTGTCCTACTCTCACTCTGACAAGTAGTCTCAGAAAGGTGGATTCTAATAAGAAGGAGAAGGAGAAGAAGAAGGTACAATGGGTGGATTTGATGGGGATAAAAGAGCTTACTGAGATTCGAGAATTCGAACCCAG TGGAGAAGATGATATTGACTCTGATGGGGAGAAAAACTGTGTCTGTGTTATCCTTTGA
- the LOC106335433 gene encoding ruBisCO large subunit-binding protein subunit beta, chloroplastic: MASTFTATSSIGSMVAPNAHKTDKKLMNKLSSSSFGRRQNVFPKLRRSSPAVVCAAKELHFNKDGTTIRKLQAGVNKLADLVGVTLGPKGRNVVLESKYGSPRIVNDGVTVAREVELEDPVENIGAKLVRQAAAKTNDLAGDGTTTSVVLAQGFIAEGVKVVAAGANPVLITRGIEKTAKALVAELKKMSKEVEDSELADVAAVSAGNNAEIGSMIAEAMSRVGRKGVVTLEEGKSAENALYVVEGMQFDRGYVSPYFVTDSEKMSVEFDNCKLLLVDKKITNARDLVGVLEDAIRGGYPILIIAEDIEQEALATLVVNKLRGTLKIAALKAPGFGERKSQYLDDIAILTGATVIREEVGLSLDKAGKEVLGHAAKVVLTKETSTIVGDGSTQDAVQKRVTQIKNLIEQAEQDYEKEKLNERIAKLSGGVAVIQVGAQTETELKEKKLRVEDALNATKAAVEEGIVVGGGCTLLRLASKVDAIKAALDNDEEKVGADIVKRALSYPLKLIAKNAGVNGSVVSEKVLSNDNVKFGYNAATGKYEDLMAAGIIDPTKVVRCCLEHAASVAKTFLMSDCVVVEIKEPEPLPVGNPMDNSGYGY; the protein is encoded by the exons ATGGCATCAACCTTCACTGCAACGTCTTCCATTGGCTCCATGGTTGCTCCAAATGCCCACAAAACGGATAAGAAGCTTATGAACAAGTTGTCTTCAAGCTCTTTCGGGAGGAGGCAGAACGTGTTCCCCAAGCTCAGAAGATCCAGTCCTGCAGTTGTATGTGCAGCCAAGGAGTTACATTTCAACAAAGACGGGACTACCATCAGGAAGCTTCAA GCTGGTGTCAACAAGCTTGCAGACCTTGTTGGTGTGACACTTGGACCTAAAGGGCGAAACGTTGTTCTTGAGAGCAAGTATGGATCACCAAGAATTGTTAATGATGGTGTGACTGTTGCTAGGGAG GTTGAATTGGAAGACCCTGTTGAGAACATTGGTGCCAAACTTGTTAGGCAAGCAGCTGCCAAGACCAATGATCTGGCCGGTGATGGTACCACAACATCTGTGGTTCTTGCACAAGGTTTTATTGCTGAGGGTGTCAAG GTGGTGGCTGCTGGTGCAAACCCTGTATTGATCACTAGAGGCATTGAGAAGACAGCAAAGGCTTTGGTAGCCGAGCTCAAGAAAATGTCTAAGGAG GTTGAAGACAGTGAGCTTGCAGATGTGGCAGCCGTTAGTGCCGGTAACAATGCAGAAATTGGAAGCATGATTGCTGAAGCAATGAGCAGAGTGGGCAGGAAGGGTGTGGTGACACTTGAGGAAGGCAAAAGTGCAGAGAACGCTCTCTACGTGGTAGAAGGAATGCAATTTGATCGAGGTTATGTCTCTCCTTACTTTGTGACAGACAGCGAGAAAATGTCAGTTGAGTTTGACAATTGCAAG TTGCTTCTTGTTGACAAGAAAATTACCAATGCAAGGGATCTTGTTGGTGTTCTGGAGGATGCAATTAGAGGAGGATACCCAATTTTAATAATTGCGGAAGACATTGAGCAGGAGGCTTTAGCGACCCTTGTTGTTAACAAGCTTAGAGGCACACTGAAGATTGCAGCTCTCAAAGCTCCAGGATTTGGAGAGCGCAAGAGCCAATACCTTGATGATATTGCCATCCTCACTGGAG CGACTGTGATTCGTGAGGAAGTTGGTCTTTCACTTGACAAAGCTGGAAAAGAGGTTCTTGGACATGCAGCAAAGGTTGTCCTCACTAAGGAGACTTCGACCATTGTGGGTGATGGGAGCACACAGGACGCAGTGCAAAAGCGTGTTACACAAATTAAGAACCTTATTGAG CAAGCAGAGCAAGACTATGAGAAGGAAAAACTGAATGAGAGAATTGCAAAGCTCTCTGGTGGAGTTGCTGTGATTCAG GTCGGAGCACAAACTGAGACAGAACTCAAAGAGAAGAAACTGAGAGTTGAAGATGCTCTTAATGCTACAAAG GCTGCTGTTGAGGAAGGAATTGTGGTTGGTGGTGGTTGTACTCTGCTTCGTCTTGCTTCCAAGGTGGATGCCATTAAAGCCGCCCTTGACAATGATGAAGAAAAG GTTGGAGCGGATATCGTGAAAAGAGCACTGAGTTACCCTCTGAAACTGATTGCCAAGAATGCAGGAGTCAATGGAAGCGTTGTTAGCGAGAAG GTGCTTTCTAACGATAACGTGAAGTTCGGTTACAATGCTGCAACCGGCAAGTACGAGGATCTAATGGCTGCAGGAATCATCGATCCAACTAAG GTTGTGAGATGTTGCTTGGAACATGCAGCTTCGGTTGCAAAGACATTCTTGATGTCTGACTGTGTCGTTGTTGAGATCAAGGAGCCTGAGCCACTTCCCGTAGGCAACCCAATGGACAACTCAG GTTATGGATACTGA
- the LOC106336164 gene encoding 2-oxoisovalerate dehydrogenase subunit beta 1, mitochondrial, with translation MASLLSRFCRKLALPGSAHGSRMTSSTACGSETVKSLNLYSAINQALHIALETDPRSYVFGEDVGFGGVFRCTTGLAERFGKNRVFNTPLCEQGIVGFGIGLAAMGNRAVVEIQFADYIYPAFDQIVNEAAKFRYRSGNQFNCGGLTIRAPYGAVGHGGHYHSQSPEAFFCHVPGIKVVIPRSPREAKGLLLSSIRDPNPVVFFEPKWLYRQAVEEVPEHDYMIPLSQAEIIREGSDITLVGWGAQLTVMEQACLDAEKEGISCELIDLKTLLPWDKETVEASVKKTGRLLISHEAPITGGFGAEISATILERCFLKLEAPVSRVCGLDTPFPLVFEPFYMPTKNKILDAIKSTVNY, from the exons ATGGCTTCTCTTTTAAGCAGATTCTGCCGGAAACTGGCTCTTCCGGGCTCAGCTCACGGATCACGGATGACTTCCTCGACGGCGTGTGGTTCAGAAACCGTGAAGTCGTTGAATCTGTACTCAGCTATCAACCAAGCTCTTCACATCGCCTTGGAAACCGATCCTCG CTCTTATGTATTTGGGGAAGATGTTGGCTTTGGTGGAGTCTTTCGCTGCACAACAGGATTAGCTGAACGCTTCGGGAAGAACCGTGTCTTCAACACTCCTCTTTGTGAGCAA GGTATTGTTGGATTTGGTATTGGTCTAGCAGCGATG GGAAACCGAGCAGTTGTAGAAATTCAATTTGCAGACTATATATATCCTGCTTTTGATCAG ATTGTTAATGAAGCTGCAAAGTTCAGATACCGAAGTGGTAACCAGTTCAACTGTGGAG GACTTACAATAAGAGCACCGTATGGGGCTGTTGGTCATGGTGGACATTACCATTCACAATCACCTGAGGCTTTCTTCTGCCATGTCCCTGGTATTAAGGTTGTTATCCCTCGGAGTCCACGAGAAGCCAAGGGGCTGTTGTTGTCCTCTATCCGTGATCCAAATCCTGTTGTCTTCTTTGAACCAAAG TGGCTGTATCGTCAAGCAGTAGAAGAAGTTCCAGAGCATGACTATATGATACCTTTATCACAGGCCGAG ATTATTAGAGAAGGCAGTGACATAACACTTGTTGGATGGGGAGCTCAGCTTACCGTTATGGAACAAGCTTGTCTGGACGCTGAAAAG GAAGGAATATCATGTGAACTGATAGATCTCAAGACTCTGTTGCCTTGGGACAAAGAAACAGTTGAGGCCTCGGTTAAAAAGACTGGCAGGCTTCTT ATAAGTCATGAAGCTCCAATCACAGGAGGTTTTGGAGCAGAGATCTCTGCAACAATCCTCGAACGTTGCTTCTTGAAG TTAGAAGCTCCAGTAAGCAGAGTTTGTGGTCTGGACACACCATTCCCTCTTGTGTTTGAGCCATTCTACATGCCCACCAAGAACAAG ATATTGGATGCAATCAAGTCGACTGTCAATTACTAG
- the LOC106336165 gene encoding TATA-box-binding protein 2-like yields the protein MAEQGMEGSQPVDLMKHPSGIIPTLQNIVSTVNLDCKLDLKSIALQARNAEYNPKRFAAVIMRIREPKTTALIFASGKMVCTGAKSEHFSKLAARKYARIVQKLGFPAKFKDFKIQNIVGSCDVKFPIRLEGLAYSHSAFSSYEPELFPGLIYRMKQPKIVLLIFVSGKIVITGAKMREETYTAFENIYPVLTEFRKIQQ from the exons ATGGCTGAACAAGGAATGGAAGGGAGTCAACCAGTTGACCTTATGAAGCATCCTTCAGGGATTATTCCAACTCTTCA AAACATTGTCTCGACAGTGAACTTAGACTGCAAGCTTGATCTCAAATCCATAGCTTTGCAGGCTCGTAACGCTGAATATAACCCCAAG CGTTTTGCTGCAGTAATCATGAGGATAAGAGAGCCAAAGACTACAGCGTTGATCTTTGCTTCTGGGAAAATG GTGTGTACCGGAGCTAAGAGTGAACATTTTTCAAAGCTGGCTGCGAGAAAG TACGCTCGGATTGTTCAAAAGCTTGGCTTTCCTGCAAAGTTCAAG GATTTCAAGATTCAGAACATTGTAGGGTCTTGTGATGTCAAATTCCCCATTAGGCTTGAAGGTCTTGCATACTCTCACAGTGCTTTCTCAAGT TACGAGCCTGAACTGTTTCCAGGACTGATATATAGGATGAAACAACCAAAGATTGTGCTGCTTATTTTTGTGTCAGGGAAGATTGTTATAACTGGAGCCAAG ATGAGAGAAGAGACTTACACGGCCTTTGAGAATATCTACCCAGTTCTTACAGAGTTCAGGAAAATCCAGCAATGA
- the LOC106328934 gene encoding E3 ubiquitin-protein ligase RING1-like, with product MEEEAAVAYWCHMCSRTVDPLMEAQIKCPFCASGFVEEMAEEEEEEQEHSPNPLWAPILMQLVNDPSLRARNQSVDEDTQNNEAENDVDSQLQEILRRRRGRRPVSVMQLLDGDRERAGSLIVVSGGSLSEYFIGPGFEALLQRLTDNDPNRYGTPPAQKEAVEALATVNIQEGTLQCSVCLDDFEIGVEAKEMPCEHKFHRDCLLPWLELHSSCPVCRYELPSDETKTETERAEPNGDGGRSESSSFASSQGSENSDGSHHPEEEEEEESDDDGVELSIPWLLSSLFSSSQDSSNPSSGTH from the coding sequence ATGGAAGAAGAAGCGGCAGTTGCATACTGGTGCCACATGTGTTCTCGAACTGTGGATCCACTAATGGAAGCTCAGATCAAATGCCCCTTTTGTGCTAGTGGCTTCGTTGAAGAGATGGCCGAGGAAGAGGAGGAAGAACAAGAACACTCTCCAAATCCTCTCTGGGCTCCCATCTTGATGCAACTCGTGAATGATCCTTCCCTCCGCGCAAGGAACCAGAGTGTTGATGAAGATACTCAAAACAACGAGGCAGAGAACGATGTGGATTCTCAGCTCCAAGAGATTCTCAGGAGGAGAAGGGGAAGACGTCCCGTTTCCGTTATGCAATTACTTGATGGTGACAGAGAGAGAGCTGGAAGCTTGATCGTGGTCTCTGGTGGTTCTTTGAGTGAGTATTTCATCGGTCCTGGCTTCGAAGCCCTGCTTCAGCGTTTAACAGATAACGATCCCAACAGATACGGAACACCTCCTGCTCAAAAAGAAGCCGTTGAGGCTTTGGCCACTGTGAATATCCAAGAGGGTACTCTGCAGTGTTCGGTGTGTTTGGATGATTTTGAGATTGGGGTGGAAGCAAAAGAGATGCCTTGTGAGCACAAGTTTCACCGTGACTGCTTGCTCCCGTGGCTTGAGCTTCATAGTTCGTGTCCGGTTTGTAGGTACGAGTTACCTTCGGATGAGACTAAGACGGAGACTGAAAGAGCAGAACCAAATGGTGACGGTGGTAGAAGTGAGTCTTCTTCCTTTGCAAGCAGTCAAGGAAGTGAGAATAGCGATGGAAGTCACCACCCTGAGGAGGAGGAGGAAGAAGAGAGCGATGATGATGGGGTTGAACTCTCAATCCCGTGGCTGCTTAGCAGCTTGTTCTCGTCATCCCAAGACAGCAGCAATCCATCGAGTGGTACACACTGA
- the LOC106331714 gene encoding uncharacterized protein LOC106331714 isoform X1, which translates to MMLCGSLRDRIQPWLRDYVKLQSLAVFLIYIQIGCALIGSLGALYNGVLLINLAIALFALVAIESNSQSLGRTYALLLFCALLLDISWFILFTQEIWSISVETYGALYIFSVRLTMAMEMIGFFVRLSSSLLWFQIYRLGASVVDTCSSSLPRETDSDLRNSFLNPPTPAIDRRCSGAAEEILGGSIYDPAYYTSLFEEEPQSNMTSPKVTQVNHYSAEYNGSPSAAEASRIKSPGSRSLHAIDEEKGLKQQEGMSSSSL; encoded by the exons ATGATGCTTTGTGGTTCTCTGCGAGATCGAATACAGCCTTGGCTTCGCGACTACGTTAAGCTCCAATCTCTCGCCGTCTTCCTCATTTACATCCAG ATTGGTTGCGCCCTAATTGGATCACTAGGAGCATTATACAACGGCGTCTTACTGATCAACTTAGCGATTGCGTTGTTCGCGCTTGTTGCAATCGAAAGCAACAGCCAAAGCCTCGGCCGCACCTACGCCCTTCTCCTCTTCTGCGCTCTTCTCCTCGATATCTCTTGGTTCATCCTCTTCACCCAAGAGATTTG GAGCATATCGGTGGAGACGTATGGAGCCTTGTACATATTCTCAGTGAGGCTGACCATGGCTATGGAGATGATTGGCTTCTTTGTGAGGCTATCTTCCTCTCTCTTGTGGTTTCAGATTTACAGGCTGGGAGCTTCTGTTGTCGACACTTGTTCTTCTTCGCTTCCCCGTGAAACGGATTCTGATTTGCGGAACAGCTTCTTGAATCCACCGACTCCTGCTATAGACAGGCGGTGTTCAGGTGCTGCTGAAGAGATCTTGGGTGGTTCTATCTACGACCCTGCCTACTACACCTCTCTTTTTGAAGAGGAGCCCCAATCCAATATGACTTCACCAAAGGTAACACAG GTGAATCATTATTCAGCTGAGTACAATGGATCACCATCTGCTGCAGAAGCCTCCCGGATTAAGTCTCCCGGATCCAGATCATTGCATGCAATTGAT GAAGAGAAAGGGTTGAAGCAACAGGAGGGTATGTCTTCTTCTTCGTTATGA
- the LOC106331714 gene encoding uncharacterized protein LOC106331714 isoform X2: MMLCGSLRDRIQPWLRDYVKLQSLAVFLIYIQIGCALIGSLGALYNGVLLINLAIALFALVAIESNSQSLGRTYALLLFCALLLDISWFILFTQEIWSISVETYGALYIFSVRLTMAMEMIGFFVRLSSSLLWFQIYRLGASVVDTCSSSLPRETDSDLRNSFLNPPTPAIDRRCSGAAEEILGGSIYDPAYYTSLFEEEPQSNMTSPKVNHYSAEYNGSPSAAEASRIKSPGSRSLHAIDEEKGLKQQEGMSSSSL; encoded by the exons ATGATGCTTTGTGGTTCTCTGCGAGATCGAATACAGCCTTGGCTTCGCGACTACGTTAAGCTCCAATCTCTCGCCGTCTTCCTCATTTACATCCAG ATTGGTTGCGCCCTAATTGGATCACTAGGAGCATTATACAACGGCGTCTTACTGATCAACTTAGCGATTGCGTTGTTCGCGCTTGTTGCAATCGAAAGCAACAGCCAAAGCCTCGGCCGCACCTACGCCCTTCTCCTCTTCTGCGCTCTTCTCCTCGATATCTCTTGGTTCATCCTCTTCACCCAAGAGATTTG GAGCATATCGGTGGAGACGTATGGAGCCTTGTACATATTCTCAGTGAGGCTGACCATGGCTATGGAGATGATTGGCTTCTTTGTGAGGCTATCTTCCTCTCTCTTGTGGTTTCAGATTTACAGGCTGGGAGCTTCTGTTGTCGACACTTGTTCTTCTTCGCTTCCCCGTGAAACGGATTCTGATTTGCGGAACAGCTTCTTGAATCCACCGACTCCTGCTATAGACAGGCGGTGTTCAGGTGCTGCTGAAGAGATCTTGGGTGGTTCTATCTACGACCCTGCCTACTACACCTCTCTTTTTGAAGAGGAGCCCCAATCCAATATGACTTCACCAAAG GTGAATCATTATTCAGCTGAGTACAATGGATCACCATCTGCTGCAGAAGCCTCCCGGATTAAGTCTCCCGGATCCAGATCATTGCATGCAATTGAT GAAGAGAAAGGGTTGAAGCAACAGGAGGGTATGTCTTCTTCTTCGTTATGA
- the LOC106334536 gene encoding uncharacterized protein LOC106334536, producing the protein MNLGELNNNKVWEIKALKKKAREEEARKILEKVANQVQPIMTRRKWRVKLLSEFCPTNPRLLGVNVNRGVHVKLRLRRVNHDADFLSYHQVLDTMLHELCHNAHGPHNASFYKLWDELRKECEELMSKGITGTGQGFDVPGKRLGGFSRQPPLSSLRATAATAAEKRVRAGNLLPSGPQRLGGDSSIMSHLSPIQAAAMSAERRFLDDLWCGSQSAEALEDQENDSHACAEPFTSLNARPAKRSSSCSNATNSFPPSSSHQWGSDVIDLTEEASETRCSKRSCSPGDQVPSSSSKDEPISGVMKSSETSPSTSYNENQGREEPAMWQCAECTLLNPLLAPICELCTAAKPKEREMKHKVWSCKFCTLENEVKLEKCEACGQWRYSYGQPLSTRAPNVGT; encoded by the exons ATGAATTTGGGGGAGTTGAACAATAATAAGGTGTGGGAGATTAAAGCGTTGAAGAAGAAAGCCAGGGAAGAAGAAGCGAGGAAGATTCTGGAGAAAGTGGCGAATCAGGTTCAGCCCATCATGACTCGACGCAAATGGCGTGTCAAGCTTCTCTCTGAGTTCTG CCCGACAAATCCTAGGCTTTTGGGGGTGAATGTTAATAGAGGCGTTCACGTGAAATTGAGGCTTCGGAGGGTAAACCACGATGCAGACTTCTTATCATATCACCAAGTTCTTGACACTATGCTCCACGAGCTTTGCCACAACGCCCATGGCCCTCACAACGCCAGTTTCTATAAGCTTTGGGATGAACTTCGAAAG GAATGTGAGGAGTTGATGTCAAAGGGTATCACGGGGACAGGCCAAGGATTTGATGTTCCTGGCAAGCGTTTGGGTGGCTTTTCTCGTCAGCCTCCCCTCTCTTCTCTTCGCGCAACGGCAGCTACAGCAGCAGAGAAAAGAGTGCGTGCGGGTAATCTCTTACCCTCAGGACCTCAACGTCTTGGTGGTGACAGCAGCATTATGTCACATCTTAGCCCCATCCAGGCTGCTGCAATGTCTGCTGAAAGGCGTTTCCTTGATGACCTTTGGTGTGGTTCCCAATCCGCAGAGGCTTTAGAAGACCAAGAGAATGATAGTCACGCATGTGCGGAACCTTTTACGAGCTTGAATGCAAGGCCAGCAAAAAGAAGCAGTAGCTGCTCAAATGCCACCAATTCATTCCCTCCATCTTCAAGTCATCAGTGGGGATCAGATGTCATTGATTTAACAGAGGAAGCTTCTGAAACAAGATGTAGTAAAAGAAGTTGCAGCCCAGGCGATCAAGTTCCTTCGTCTTCCTCCAAAGATGAACCAATATCTGGTGTTATGAAATCATCAGAAACTTCACCATCCACCAGTTACAATGAAAACCAAGGCAGAGAAGAACCTGCAATGTGGCAGTGTGCAGAATGCACCTTATTGAACCCG TTGTTGGCTCCGATATGCGAGCTATGCACTGCGGCAAAGCCAAAGGAAAGGGAGATGAAGCACAAAGTCTGGTCTTGCAAGTTCTGCACGCTTGAAAACGAGGTGAAGCTGGAGAAATGTGAGGCTTGTGGTCAATGGAGATACTCGTATGGACAACCATTGTCGACTCGTGCTCCTAATGTCGGCACTTGA